One window of the Mycobacterium xenopi genome contains the following:
- a CDS encoding flavin-containing monooxygenase has translation MRFVIVGAGMAGILAAIKLREAGFADVTVYEKADRLGGTWRENTYPGIACDVPSHLYTYTFAPNPDWSHTFAPGPEILAYFDSVAHRHGVDKLIRYGREVRRLDYIENRWRITTSTGEPDVADVVIAATGVLHHPRYPDIDGLDRFAGRVFHSSRWDHSVSLGDTRLGVIGTGSSAVQIVGAVTEHRGRAAPVPAHPAMDPAGAKPADRRGGPDPIPR, from the coding sequence GTGCGCTTCGTCATCGTCGGGGCAGGGATGGCGGGAATACTGGCCGCGATCAAACTGCGCGAGGCCGGCTTTGCCGATGTCACGGTGTACGAGAAAGCCGATCGGCTCGGCGGCACCTGGCGAGAAAACACCTACCCGGGAATCGCCTGTGATGTGCCGTCACACCTCTATACCTACACGTTTGCGCCCAACCCGGACTGGAGCCACACGTTCGCGCCCGGCCCGGAGATCCTCGCCTACTTCGACAGCGTCGCGCACCGCCACGGCGTCGACAAGCTGATCCGCTACGGCCGCGAAGTACGTCGCCTGGACTACATCGAAAACCGTTGGCGAATAACAACTTCCACCGGAGAACCCGACGTAGCCGACGTCGTCATCGCTGCTACGGGCGTGCTGCATCACCCGCGCTATCCCGACATCGACGGGCTGGACCGGTTTGCCGGCAGGGTTTTCCACAGCTCTCGCTGGGACCACAGCGTCTCGCTTGGCGACACACGGCTCGGCGTGATCGGCACCGGCTCCTCGGCGGTGCAGATCGTCGGCGCCGTGACCGAACACCGTGGCAGGGCTGCGCCTGTTCCAGCGCACCCCGCAATGGATCCTGCCGGTGCAAAACCCGCCGATCGACGAGGCGGACCGGACCCGATACCGCGCTGA
- a CDS encoding TetR/AcrR family transcriptional regulator: protein MSAPTRRRRAVSDEDKSARRDQIMAAAKKVFARKGFHAATIADVAKQAGLAYGSVYWYFDSKEDLFHALMAVEEQALRSHLAAAVEAPGGDGVEASFRAAVQATFEFFETDKATVKLLFRDAYALGDRFEKHLGGIYERFIDDIETFIVVAQQRGEVVAAPPRMVAYTLAALIGQLAHRRLSTDDGVTAAEVADFVVSLVLDGLRPRRG, encoded by the coding sequence GTGAGCGCGCCGACCCGGCGCCGTCGCGCGGTCAGCGACGAGGACAAGTCCGCGCGCCGTGACCAGATCATGGCTGCAGCCAAAAAAGTGTTTGCGCGCAAGGGTTTTCACGCTGCCACCATCGCCGACGTCGCGAAACAGGCCGGGCTAGCCTACGGGTCGGTCTATTGGTATTTCGACTCCAAAGAAGACCTGTTCCACGCGTTGATGGCCGTCGAAGAGCAGGCCTTGCGCAGCCACCTCGCTGCCGCGGTCGAAGCGCCGGGCGGTGACGGCGTCGAGGCGTCGTTTCGTGCAGCCGTGCAGGCCACCTTCGAGTTCTTCGAAACCGACAAAGCCACCGTCAAATTGTTGTTCCGCGACGCCTATGCCCTCGGCGACCGATTCGAAAAGCACCTCGGTGGCATCTATGAACGGTTCATCGACGACATCGAAACGTTCATCGTCGTCGCGCAACAACGCGGCGAGGTGGTGGCGGCGCCGCCGCGGATGGTGGCCTACACCCTGGCTGCGCTGATCGGCCAACTGGCGCACCGGCGGCTTTCCACCGACGACGGCGTCACGGCCGCCGAGGTCGCCGACTTCGTGGTGTCGCTGGTCCTCGACGGGTTGCGACCTCGCAGGGGGTGA
- a CDS encoding PaaI family thioesterase: MALTEEQQHKRRQAVRDLMPTTPFLAGLGIVFERYEPDDVVIRLPFREDLTNDGTYFHGGVIASVMDTAGAAAAWSNHDFDKGMRASTVAMSIQYTGAAKHCDLLCHARTARRRKELTFTEITATDAEGNIVAHAVQTYRIV; this comes from the coding sequence ATGGCTTTGACCGAGGAACAACAGCACAAGCGCCGCCAGGCGGTGCGCGACCTGATGCCGACCACGCCGTTCCTGGCCGGCCTCGGCATCGTGTTCGAACGCTACGAGCCAGACGACGTCGTCATCCGGTTGCCGTTTCGGGAGGATCTGACCAACGACGGCACCTACTTTCACGGCGGGGTGATCGCGTCGGTGATGGACACCGCCGGCGCCGCGGCCGCCTGGTCCAACCACGACTTCGACAAGGGGATGCGCGCCTCCACTGTCGCGATGAGCATCCAGTACACCGGGGCAGCCAAGCACTGCGACCTGCTATGTCATGCCCGCACCGCGCGTCGGCGAAAGGAGCTGACCTTCACCGAGATCACCGCCACCGACGCCGAGGGCAACATCGTCGCCCACGCCGTGCAGACCTACCGGATCGTGTGA
- a CDS encoding carboxymuconolactone decarboxylase family protein translates to MTKPRVRRLPVDEAKAAADEAGVPNYMAELAIFQVLLNHPLLARSINDLLASMLWHGRLDSRLRELVIMRIAWLTGADYEWTQHWRVAQGLGVSADDLLGVRDWRAYDGFGPAEQAVLAATDDVVRDGAVSAQNWAACQRELADDPAVLIELVTAIAAWRMIATIVQSLQVPLEDGVASWPPDGQAP, encoded by the coding sequence ATGACCAAGCCGCGGGTGCGGCGCCTGCCGGTCGACGAGGCCAAGGCCGCAGCTGACGAAGCAGGTGTGCCCAACTACATGGCCGAGTTGGCGATCTTCCAGGTGCTGTTGAACCACCCGCTGCTGGCCCGGTCCATCAACGACCTGCTGGCGAGCATGCTGTGGCACGGCCGCCTTGATTCGCGGCTGCGCGAATTGGTGATCATGCGCATCGCCTGGCTCACCGGAGCCGATTACGAGTGGACCCAGCATTGGCGGGTAGCTCAGGGCCTGGGTGTCTCGGCCGACGATCTGCTCGGGGTGCGGGACTGGCGCGCCTATGACGGCTTCGGGCCCGCCGAGCAGGCGGTGCTCGCGGCCACCGACGATGTCGTGCGTGACGGTGCGGTAAGTGCTCAGAATTGGGCCGCCTGCCAACGCGAACTCGCAGACGACCCCGCCGTGTTGATCGAGCTCGTCACCGCGATCGCTGCTTGGCGGATGATCGCCACGATCGTCCAAAGCCTGCAAGTTCCGTTGGAAGATGGCGTCGCCAGCTGGCCACCCGACGGGCAAGCTCCGTAG
- a CDS encoding zinc-dependent alcohol dehydrogenase — protein MSRDAMARALVLEAPRHLVSRQFPVPAVGADDAVVRVAACGLCGTDHEEYTGELSGGFAFIPGHETVGTIEAIGPRAAQRWGVAVGDRVAVEVFQSCRECANCLAGQYRRCERHGIADMYGFIPVDRPPGLWGGYADYQYLSPDSMVLPIPADLDPVVATLFNPLGAGIRWGATLPDTSPGDVVAVLGPGIRGLCAAAAAKEAGAGFVMVTGLGPRDADRLALAAKFGADLAVDVAVDDPVAALTKAAGRLADVVVDVTARAPAAFAQAIALARPAGTVVIAGTRGFDSGAPGFSPDILVLKELRVLGALGVDVTAYRAALELLASGRYPFESLPRRCVGLDDAEELIATMAGERAGVPPVHGVITP, from the coding sequence ATGTCGCGCGACGCGATGGCACGGGCCCTGGTGCTGGAGGCGCCGCGGCACCTGGTGAGTCGCCAATTCCCCGTGCCGGCGGTGGGCGCCGACGATGCGGTGGTGCGGGTAGCGGCCTGCGGGCTCTGCGGCACCGACCACGAGGAGTACACCGGCGAGCTATCCGGCGGTTTCGCGTTCATCCCGGGTCACGAGACGGTGGGGACTATCGAAGCTATCGGCCCACGGGCGGCGCAGCGCTGGGGCGTGGCCGTCGGCGATCGGGTCGCCGTCGAAGTCTTCCAGTCGTGCCGAGAATGCGCGAATTGCCTTGCCGGACAATACCGGCGCTGTGAGCGCCACGGAATCGCCGACATGTATGGATTCATTCCCGTCGATCGCCCACCTGGGCTGTGGGGCGGCTACGCCGACTACCAATACCTGTCACCGGATTCGATGGTGCTGCCGATACCGGCCGACCTCGATCCGGTCGTTGCCACCTTGTTCAATCCGTTGGGCGCTGGAATACGCTGGGGCGCAACGCTCCCCGACACTAGTCCGGGTGACGTGGTCGCGGTGCTCGGCCCCGGGATTCGCGGGTTGTGTGCCGCCGCCGCGGCCAAAGAGGCCGGCGCCGGATTCGTCATGGTGACAGGACTGGGCCCACGCGACGCCGACCGATTGGCGCTGGCCGCAAAGTTCGGCGCCGACCTCGCGGTCGACGTGGCCGTCGACGATCCAGTCGCAGCACTGACAAAAGCGGCCGGCAGGCTGGCCGATGTCGTCGTCGACGTCACCGCCAGGGCCCCGGCGGCTTTCGCGCAAGCGATCGCGCTCGCCCGTCCCGCTGGCACCGTCGTGATCGCCGGCACCAGAGGCTTTGACAGCGGCGCCCCGGGTTTCTCGCCAGATATCCTGGTGCTCAAGGAATTACGCGTCCTTGGTGCACTCGGCGTCGACGTCACCGCATATCGGGCGGCGCTGGAGCTGCTGGCGTCGGGCCGCTACCCGTTCGAGAGCTTGCCTCGTCGCTGCGTCGGCCTCGACGATGCCGAGGAGCTGATCGCGACGATGGCCGGCGAACGCGCCGGTGTCCCACCGGTCCACGGGGTGATCACGCCATGA